One window of the Arthrobacter sp. zg-Y919 genome contains the following:
- a CDS encoding peptidoglycan bridge formation glycyltransferase FemA/FemB family protein: MRDFSARLATAEEIANWDKHVLANPGGGNVLQSASFAEVKSHHGWNPVYLAFTGPDYVTYTLAIEKKVPVLGSLWYLIKGPDVAAPEDVPLVVEALTRFIKQTRRKVFAIKVEPDIVDSEEVQALFTGAGFIKTFNLQPNDSTALLDTTPDEEQLLKNLSSRGRNAVRRAIREGADVRRVEPTEENMRTMYRLMAHIEDRSAARLRSYEYYHRFWSNFVAAGQGRFYFAFEDGEPTVGAFVIAYGNKGTYKDGGSKPRRSQYGDSHLVQWTAITELKDECGITSYDFCGTPPSSQLKDKSHPHHGLGLFKTSFSKTVTDFVGCYDFVVDPVRYRIWNTIGERVARQIYWRRHQQPFY, encoded by the coding sequence TTGCGAGATTTTAGTGCACGCCTGGCCACTGCCGAGGAGATCGCCAACTGGGATAAGCACGTGCTTGCCAACCCCGGCGGCGGCAATGTCCTCCAGTCTGCATCCTTCGCGGAAGTTAAGTCCCACCACGGCTGGAATCCCGTGTACCTGGCCTTCACCGGGCCCGACTACGTCACCTACACGCTGGCGATCGAGAAAAAGGTTCCGGTACTCGGCAGCCTTTGGTACCTGATTAAGGGACCCGACGTCGCCGCCCCCGAAGACGTGCCCCTGGTGGTCGAGGCCCTGACCCGGTTCATTAAGCAGACCCGCCGCAAGGTTTTCGCGATCAAGGTCGAGCCGGACATCGTGGACAGCGAAGAGGTCCAGGCGCTGTTCACCGGCGCCGGATTCATCAAGACCTTCAACCTGCAGCCCAACGATTCAACGGCGCTGCTGGACACGACGCCGGACGAAGAGCAGCTGCTCAAGAACCTCTCCTCGCGCGGCCGCAACGCCGTCCGGCGGGCCATCCGTGAAGGCGCAGACGTCCGCCGCGTGGAGCCCACCGAAGAAAACATGCGCACCATGTACCGCCTGATGGCGCACATTGAGGACCGCTCCGCGGCGCGACTGCGTTCCTACGAGTACTACCACCGCTTCTGGTCCAACTTCGTGGCTGCCGGGCAGGGGCGCTTCTACTTTGCGTTCGAGGACGGCGAGCCCACGGTGGGTGCCTTCGTGATTGCCTACGGCAACAAGGGAACATACAAGGACGGCGGATCCAAGCCACGCCGTTCCCAGTACGGTGACTCCCATCTGGTCCAATGGACGGCGATCACCGAGCTCAAGGACGAGTGCGGCATTACCTCCTACGACTTCTGCGGCACTCCGCCCAGCAGTCAGCTCAAGGACAAGAGCCACCCGCACCACGGACTCGGCCTGTTCAAGACCAGTTTCTCGAAGACCGTCACCGATTTTGTGGGCTGCTATGACTTTGTGGTGGATCCGGTTCGCTACCGTATCTGGAACACCATCGGAGAACGGGTAGCGCGGCAGATTTACTGGCGCCGCCACCAGCAGCCGTTCTACTAA
- a CDS encoding threonine/serine exporter family protein — MENTSDPGGRKPGSNPDSAPNPDPAAGLIPLISMPAGRRVQSGKRQAGTPPEKAQPGKAQSGKAQSGKAQSGKTSGRQEKRQAGRPTSGMEPGQPPATTDMPTTALRSTRPKPPPPTTSVARPAGSRISRPQTNRIRTTADPGEKRPPRPRRTAPAGPAPLGSPAVRADRSSAAARRMLRKLVQGENPPTQAMSIVERLAGSPYANPLVRTGGPDASARKTLDLALGMAESMFRYGAGALEVETAIIAVTAAFGLESIEVDITNQSVLLNYSPKDQTPITVMRVVRSWTNNYAGLGLVHQLVTEIIDGGLSRAEASNRLNEITHQPKPFPRWAVTASAGVFAAAIVGFIGGGPLASLVGFTGTVMVSLLQRVLGRWRVPDFFTTAASGFVVTAMAMLFWSMEVPISPGIVVAGGILVMLPTGRLVSAVQDAINGFPVTASGRFLSAFLTFGALVAGIAVALVLGVLMGMGRLNVTDVASSQYSFAVTLLLLAIALAAICVVEQSPRRLVLPTVLIGVAGFLVYQAAEAGGMGARLTPAVSAIFIGMVARIVALRMGAPQLIVAVPAVLFLFPGLAIFRSMYGLSIGTEEMYQGVVGLFDALTVILAISGGVVLGDNLGRPFTRNLNGNDRRNRRR; from the coding sequence TTGGAGAACACATCCGATCCGGGTGGGCGCAAGCCCGGATCGAATCCGGATTCGGCACCGAACCCGGACCCGGCCGCGGGGCTTATCCCGCTGATCAGCATGCCGGCGGGCCGCCGCGTCCAATCCGGAAAACGCCAGGCGGGAACACCGCCCGAAAAGGCACAGCCCGGAAAAGCACAGTCCGGGAAAGCGCAGTCCGGGAAAGCACAGTCCGGGAAAACGTCGGGCCGGCAGGAGAAGCGGCAGGCCGGACGGCCGACGTCGGGCATGGAACCCGGGCAGCCGCCCGCCACCACTGACATGCCCACCACTGCCCTGCGCAGCACCCGGCCCAAACCGCCGCCTCCCACAACGTCGGTGGCCCGGCCGGCCGGCTCCAGGATCTCCCGGCCCCAGACCAACCGCATCCGGACGACGGCGGACCCGGGCGAGAAACGCCCCCCGCGCCCGCGCAGGACGGCACCGGCAGGTCCCGCACCGCTGGGCTCCCCGGCGGTCCGGGCCGACCGCTCCTCTGCCGCAGCACGGCGGATGCTGCGCAAACTCGTCCAGGGGGAGAACCCGCCCACCCAGGCCATGTCCATTGTGGAGCGGCTGGCAGGCAGCCCCTACGCCAACCCGCTGGTGCGCACCGGCGGTCCGGACGCGAGTGCCCGCAAAACCCTGGATCTCGCGCTGGGCATGGCCGAGTCCATGTTCCGCTACGGCGCCGGTGCGCTCGAAGTGGAAACCGCCATCATCGCGGTGACCGCCGCCTTCGGGCTGGAAAGCATCGAAGTGGACATCACCAACCAGTCAGTGCTGCTGAACTACTCCCCGAAGGACCAGACCCCCATCACGGTAATGCGCGTGGTGCGGTCCTGGACGAATAACTATGCCGGCCTGGGCCTGGTTCACCAGCTGGTGACGGAGATTATCGACGGCGGGCTCTCCCGTGCCGAGGCGTCCAACCGGCTTAACGAGATCACGCACCAGCCCAAACCGTTCCCCCGCTGGGCGGTCACGGCGTCCGCAGGTGTCTTCGCCGCAGCCATCGTCGGGTTTATCGGCGGTGGTCCGCTGGCGTCCCTGGTGGGATTCACCGGCACCGTGATGGTCAGCCTCCTCCAGCGCGTGCTGGGCAGGTGGCGGGTTCCGGACTTCTTCACGACGGCGGCCAGCGGCTTCGTGGTCACGGCGATGGCCATGCTGTTCTGGTCCATGGAGGTGCCGATTTCGCCCGGCATTGTCGTCGCGGGCGGAATTCTCGTGATGCTGCCCACCGGCCGCCTGGTTTCCGCGGTGCAGGATGCGATCAACGGGTTCCCCGTGACGGCATCGGGCAGGTTCCTGTCTGCCTTCCTGACGTTCGGCGCCCTGGTGGCCGGCATTGCCGTGGCGCTTGTCCTGGGAGTCCTGATGGGAATGGGGAGGCTGAACGTCACCGACGTGGCCTCGTCACAGTATTCCTTCGCCGTGACCCTGCTGTTGCTGGCCATTGCCTTGGCCGCCATCTGCGTTGTGGAGCAGTCCCCACGCCGGCTGGTCCTCCCCACGGTCCTCATCGGCGTGGCCGGATTCCTGGTCTACCAGGCGGCGGAAGCAGGCGGCATGGGTGCGCGCCTGACCCCGGCGGTCTCTGCCATCTTCATCGGCATGGTGGCCCGCATCGTGGCCCTGCGGATGGGCGCCCCGCAGCTGATCGTCGCCGTGCCCGCAGTCCTGTTCCTGTTCCCGGGACTGGCGATCTTCCGGTCCATGTACGGCCTGAGTATCGGGACCGAAGAGATGTACCAGGGGGTAGTGGGGCTCTTTGACGCGCTCACCGTCATCCTGGCCATTTCCGGCGGCGTGGTGCTGGGCGACAACCTGGGCCGCCCCTTCACCCGGAACCTGAACGGCAACGACCGGCGCAACCGCCGGCGTTAG
- a CDS encoding siderophore-interacting protein → MPESPTPPRPAGPTQDIPRRQRPLVTLEVLRREQISGHMVRVVAGGPGFDRFQPNSCADAYCKIWFGPQGRPIDGSEDLETLRSRSEREHWPVSRTYTIRNVDHQAREVSIDFVVHGDEGLAGPWAASAQAGEPLTFSGPGGAFNPDPDADWYLLAADESALPAVATVLRALPQDAVGHAFVEVAGPQDQQPVEKPAGVELTWLHRGDTPAGRSRLLTDAVSTVRWRDGAVQVFAHGEREVMKSLRDVLFSHRGLERRQVSLSGYWAAGRSEDVFQAEKRTPVGKIL, encoded by the coding sequence ATGCCCGAATCACCAACTCCCCCGCGCCCGGCCGGGCCTACCCAGGACATTCCGCGGCGGCAGCGCCCGCTCGTGACCCTTGAGGTTCTCCGGCGCGAGCAGATCAGCGGGCACATGGTCCGGGTGGTGGCCGGCGGCCCCGGCTTTGACCGGTTCCAGCCGAATTCCTGCGCCGATGCCTACTGCAAAATCTGGTTCGGGCCACAGGGCCGCCCCATCGACGGTTCGGAGGACCTGGAAACCCTCCGGTCCCGGAGCGAACGTGAGCACTGGCCGGTGTCCCGTACCTACACCATCCGGAATGTGGACCACCAGGCACGGGAAGTCAGTATCGATTTCGTAGTGCACGGCGATGAAGGCCTGGCCGGGCCGTGGGCAGCCTCGGCGCAGGCAGGCGAACCGCTGACCTTCTCCGGGCCCGGTGGAGCTTTCAACCCGGACCCCGACGCCGACTGGTACCTCCTGGCTGCCGACGAATCGGCTCTCCCCGCTGTGGCCACCGTGCTCCGCGCCCTGCCGCAGGACGCCGTCGGGCACGCCTTCGTCGAGGTCGCCGGACCGCAGGACCAGCAGCCGGTGGAGAAACCTGCCGGCGTTGAGCTGACCTGGCTGCACCGCGGTGACACTCCGGCCGGCCGGAGCCGGCTGCTGACCGATGCCGTGTCCACCGTGCGCTGGCGGGACGGCGCCGTGCAGGTCTTTGCGCACGGTGAGCGGGAGGTCATGAAGTCCCTCCGGGATGTCCTCTTCAGCCACCGGGGGCTGGAACGGCGGCAGGTATCCCTGTCCGGGTACTGGGCTGCCGGGCGTTCCGAAGACGTTTTCCAGGCGGAAAAGCGCACCCCCGTCGGCAAGATCCTGTAG
- a CDS encoding uracil-DNA glycosylase: MAPDWAEALAPAKGRLAELAAGLEAERRAGQHILPAPGSILRAFQRPLADARVLIVGQDPYPTPGHAVGLSFSVGADVRPLPRSLNNIFAELKADLGIDPPASGDLSGWADQGVVLLNRVLTVRAGEAGSHRRRGWEDITELAVRSLAGRRRADGTHIPLVAVLWGRDAQGIVPFLNGVPTVESAHPSPLSASRGFFGSRPFSRVNELLVQQGSGPVDWRLGTVR, from the coding sequence ATGGCGCCTGACTGGGCCGAAGCACTTGCACCCGCGAAGGGACGCCTTGCGGAACTTGCGGCCGGGCTGGAGGCGGAACGCCGTGCCGGGCAGCACATCCTACCGGCGCCCGGCAGTATCCTGCGCGCTTTCCAGCGTCCGCTGGCCGATGCGCGTGTGCTGATCGTGGGCCAGGATCCCTACCCCACTCCCGGCCATGCCGTCGGGTTGTCTTTTTCCGTGGGCGCGGATGTGCGTCCACTCCCCCGCAGCCTGAACAACATCTTTGCCGAGCTCAAAGCCGATCTGGGGATTGATCCCCCGGCCTCCGGGGACCTTAGCGGCTGGGCGGACCAGGGTGTGGTCCTCCTGAACCGGGTGCTCACCGTCCGTGCGGGAGAGGCGGGGTCGCACCGCCGGCGGGGATGGGAGGACATCACCGAGCTCGCCGTCCGCTCCTTGGCCGGCCGCCGCCGCGCGGATGGCACCCATATTCCCCTGGTCGCGGTCCTGTGGGGCCGCGATGCCCAGGGCATCGTTCCGTTCCTGAACGGTGTGCCAACGGTCGAATCGGCGCATCCAAGTCCGTTGTCGGCCTCGCGCGGTTTCTTCGGCTCCCGCCCGTTCAGCCGCGTCAATGAGCTGTTGGTCCAGCAGGGTTCCGGGCCCGTGGACTGGCGCCTGGGCACGGTACGGTAG
- a CDS encoding DUF3263 domain-containing protein: MAEPTEAERFSLDDAVDPESPLGAQEQQMLALERAWWKYAGAKEQAIKDLFGMSATRYYQVLNALIDTEEALAHDPMLVKRLRRLRTTRQRARTARRQGTGI; the protein is encoded by the coding sequence GTGGCTGAACCGACAGAAGCCGAGCGGTTTTCACTCGACGACGCAGTGGATCCGGAAAGCCCGTTGGGTGCCCAGGAACAACAGATGCTCGCATTGGAGCGGGCCTGGTGGAAGTACGCCGGTGCCAAGGAACAGGCCATCAAGGACCTGTTCGGAATGTCGGCCACGAGGTACTACCAGGTCCTGAACGCCCTGATCGACACGGAAGAAGCGCTGGCGCATGATCCGATGCTGGTCAAACGATTGCGTAGACTACGAACGACCCGCCAGCGTGCCCGTACAGCCCGCCGCCAGGGCACCGGCATCTAA
- a CDS encoding LytR C-terminal domain-containing protein gives MSQYPRDEFDKVPETSARQGVHRERLIPPRSSGLGLLITVGVLALLIGLAAYFVLPRLGIGSGSSAPSPAAQATVPASASPTATQTPSPDADTRTASPSPSAASTPTPTPEPTPSTPPVDRTQPVSVFNASGVTGLGAGVSGRISSAGWAVGTVGNWAGAPQQASGVYYSSPDQAANAQEVGAQLGIPTVAEVPGFTGVTVVLGPGFR, from the coding sequence ATGAGCCAATACCCTCGGGACGAGTTCGACAAGGTCCCCGAAACCTCGGCGCGGCAGGGCGTGCACCGCGAACGCCTCATTCCCCCGCGTTCGAGCGGACTGGGCCTGCTGATCACCGTGGGTGTTCTGGCGCTGCTGATCGGCCTGGCAGCCTACTTTGTCCTGCCGCGGCTGGGTATCGGTTCAGGCTCTTCCGCCCCGTCCCCGGCGGCGCAGGCCACCGTGCCGGCATCCGCTTCACCTACCGCCACGCAGACACCGTCCCCTGACGCGGACACCCGCACGGCATCCCCCAGCCCGAGCGCTGCATCCACCCCTACGCCGACTCCGGAACCGACGCCGTCGACGCCGCCGGTTGACCGCACGCAGCCTGTCTCCGTGTTCAACGCCAGCGGCGTTACGGGACTCGGTGCCGGCGTTTCCGGACGGATCTCCAGTGCAGGCTGGGCGGTGGGAACGGTCGGCAACTGGGCCGGCGCCCCCCAGCAGGCCTCCGGGGTCTACTACAGTTCTCCGGACCAGGCAGCCAATGCGCAGGAGGTCGGCGCCCAGCTGGGCATTCCCACGGTCGCCGAAGTCCCCGGCTTCACGGGCGTCACTGTTGTCCTTGGCCCCGGATTCCGGTAG
- a CDS encoding cold-shock protein, protein MAQGIVKWFNGEKGYGFITLDEAATDVFVHWSAIQASGYRTLEEGQRVEFQIGQGEKGPQAEEVRAV, encoded by the coding sequence ATGGCGCAGGGGATCGTCAAGTGGTTTAACGGTGAGAAGGGGTATGGCTTCATTACCCTCGACGAAGCAGCAACGGACGTGTTCGTTCACTGGTCGGCCATTCAGGCCTCCGGGTACCGGACACTGGAAGAAGGCCAGCGGGTTGAATTCCAGATCGGCCAGGGCGAGAAGGGGCCGCAGGCCGAGGAAGTCCGCGCGGTATAG
- the groL gene encoding chaperonin GroEL (60 kDa chaperone family; promotes refolding of misfolded polypeptides especially under stressful conditions; forms two stacked rings of heptamers to form a barrel-shaped 14mer; ends can be capped by GroES; misfolded proteins enter the barrel where they are refolded when GroES binds), which translates to MAKIIAFEEEARRGLERGLNILADAVKVTLGPRGRNVVLEKKWGAPTITNDGVSIAKEIELDDPYEKIGAELVKEVAKKTDDVAGDGTTTATVLAQALVREGLRNVAAGADPLSLKRGIEKAVAAVTAELIASAKEIETKEQIAATASISAGDQQIGDLIAEALDKVGKEGVITVEESNTFGLELELTEGMRFDKGYISGYFVTDAERQETVLEDPYILIVNSKISNVKDLVAVLEKVMQSGKPLLIIAEDVEGEALATLVVNKIRGTFKSVAVKAPGFGDRRKAQLADIAILTGGQVIAEEVGLKLENATLDLLGKARKVVVTKDETTIVEGAGDAEEIAGRVNQIRAEIENSDSDYDREKLQERLAKLAGGVAVIKAGAATEVELKERKHRIEDAVRNAKAAVEEGIVAGGGVALIQAGLKAFANLSLEGDEATGANIVRVAIDAPLKQIAFNAGMEPGVVVDKVRGLPEGFGLNAATGEYEDLLAAGINDPVKVTRSALQNAASIAGLFLTTEAVVADKPEKSAPAMGGADEMAGMGGMGGF; encoded by the coding sequence ATGGCCAAGATCATTGCATTTGAAGAAGAGGCACGCCGCGGCCTCGAGCGCGGGTTGAACATCCTCGCCGACGCCGTCAAGGTGACCCTCGGCCCGCGTGGCCGCAATGTTGTTCTCGAAAAGAAGTGGGGCGCCCCCACGATCACCAATGACGGTGTTTCCATCGCCAAGGAGATCGAGCTGGACGATCCCTACGAGAAGATCGGCGCTGAGCTGGTCAAGGAAGTTGCGAAGAAGACTGACGATGTTGCCGGTGACGGCACCACCACCGCAACCGTTCTCGCCCAGGCCCTGGTCCGGGAAGGCCTGCGCAACGTTGCCGCCGGCGCCGATCCGCTGAGCCTGAAGCGCGGCATCGAGAAGGCTGTTGCCGCTGTCACCGCCGAACTGATTGCTTCCGCCAAGGAGATCGAAACCAAGGAGCAGATCGCCGCTACGGCTTCCATCTCCGCCGGTGACCAGCAGATCGGCGACCTGATCGCCGAAGCCCTGGACAAGGTCGGCAAGGAAGGCGTCATCACGGTCGAGGAGTCCAACACCTTCGGCCTGGAGCTGGAACTCACCGAAGGCATGCGCTTCGACAAGGGCTACATCTCCGGTTACTTCGTCACCGACGCCGAGCGCCAGGAAACGGTCCTCGAGGATCCGTACATCCTGATCGTCAACTCCAAGATCTCCAACGTCAAGGATCTCGTTGCCGTCCTCGAGAAGGTCATGCAGTCCGGCAAGCCGCTGCTGATCATCGCCGAAGACGTTGAAGGCGAAGCCCTGGCAACCCTGGTCGTCAACAAGATCCGCGGCACCTTCAAGTCCGTCGCCGTCAAGGCACCGGGCTTCGGCGACCGCCGCAAGGCACAGCTGGCCGACATCGCCATCCTCACCGGCGGCCAGGTCATCGCTGAAGAAGTTGGCCTGAAGCTCGAGAACGCCACGCTGGACCTGCTGGGCAAGGCCCGCAAGGTTGTTGTCACCAAGGACGAAACCACCATCGTCGAAGGCGCAGGCGACGCCGAAGAGATCGCCGGCCGCGTCAACCAGATCCGTGCCGAGATCGAGAACTCCGATTCCGACTACGACCGCGAGAAGCTGCAGGAACGCCTGGCCAAGCTGGCCGGCGGCGTTGCAGTCATCAAGGCCGGTGCGGCAACCGAAGTTGAGCTGAAGGAACGCAAGCACCGCATTGAGGACGCTGTCCGCAACGCAAAGGCTGCAGTGGAAGAAGGCATCGTCGCCGGCGGCGGCGTGGCCCTCATCCAGGCCGGCCTCAAGGCCTTCGCCAACCTGTCCCTCGAGGGCGACGAAGCAACGGGCGCGAACATCGTCCGCGTTGCCATCGACGCTCCGCTGAAGCAGATTGCCTTCAACGCCGGCATGGAGCCGGGCGTAGTTGTGGACAAGGTCCGCGGCCTGCCGGAGGGCTTCGGCCTGAACGCAGCAACCGGCGAGTACGAAGACCTGCTGGCTGCCGGCATCAACGACCCGGTAAAGGTCACCCGTTCTGCCCTGCAGAACGCTGCATCCATCGCCGGCCTGTTCCTGACCACCGAAGCAGTGGTTGCGGACAAGCCGGAGAAGTCGGCCCCCGCTATGGGCGGCGCTGACGAGATGGCCGGCATGGGCGGCATGGGCGGTTTCTAA
- a CDS encoding WXG100 family type VII secretion target encodes MPLFAVDSEALAAKSAEVQGTIDRLRADVNGMQAGLASLSDIWRGAASSNFQLLVTDWRATQARVEESLDSINQALAFASAQYAETEAANTSLFMH; translated from the coding sequence ATGCCGTTATTTGCCGTGGACAGCGAGGCGCTTGCCGCCAAGAGTGCCGAGGTGCAGGGAACCATCGACCGCCTGCGGGCGGACGTCAACGGAATGCAGGCCGGCCTGGCCTCATTGAGCGACATCTGGCGGGGAGCAGCGTCGTCCAATTTCCAGCTGCTGGTCACGGACTGGCGGGCCACGCAGGCCCGTGTGGAGGAGTCGCTGGACAGCATCAACCAGGCTTTGGCCTTCGCCTCGGCGCAGTATGCCGAAACGGAAGCGGCAAACACCTCGCTGTTTATGCACTGA
- a CDS encoding HAMP domain-containing sensor histidine kinase, with product MAVLMVVTVTITGLATITLLRQILVDRLDADIEENASNVSRYLLVNEPSTDASLFRYYGLYLNEDGSHGPATHSESAADIPQLGDYTADDVAAMGTEGFDVRGTSPTSKGWRVRIYDFENLPGSVAVAIPLDSVAATVDEAASLVFSVGLLGTLGATGIAYWAVTRQFRPLSQVEKTAAAIAAGDLSRRVEVGNPATEIGRLSRSLNAMLAHIETAFAARTQSERKMRRFVQDASHELRTPLVTIRGFSELYRHGALQQPEEISAAMGRIESEAKRMGRLVEDLLTLARVDEQRPLEYEPVDLMILGNDAALDARASAPDRDIKVVGLDGHAPQSAPAMGDEARLRQVVANLMTNALRYTPAGSPIEVAVGVAPVIHDRMDAVLEVRDHGPGISEDDAARVFERFYRADSSRYRETGGTGLGLAIVAALVAQHDGTVRLAETEGGGATLAIRLPYRAPEQFPERPDDGDDS from the coding sequence ATGGCGGTGCTCATGGTGGTCACGGTGACGATCACCGGCCTGGCCACCATTACCCTGCTGCGCCAGATCCTGGTGGACCGGCTGGACGCGGACATTGAGGAAAACGCCTCGAATGTCTCCCGGTACCTGCTGGTCAACGAACCCAGCACCGATGCCTCCCTGTTCCGGTACTACGGCCTGTACCTGAACGAAGACGGCAGCCACGGTCCGGCGACCCATTCGGAGTCGGCCGCCGACATCCCGCAGCTTGGGGATTACACCGCAGACGACGTTGCCGCCATGGGGACTGAGGGCTTTGATGTCCGCGGCACTTCCCCGACGTCCAAGGGCTGGCGGGTGCGGATTTATGACTTCGAAAACCTGCCCGGTTCCGTGGCCGTGGCCATTCCGCTCGATTCGGTAGCCGCGACGGTGGATGAAGCCGCGTCCCTGGTGTTTTCCGTGGGCCTGCTCGGCACCTTGGGTGCCACCGGAATCGCGTACTGGGCGGTGACCCGGCAGTTCCGTCCGCTGAGCCAGGTGGAGAAGACCGCTGCAGCCATTGCCGCCGGTGACCTGTCCCGGCGTGTGGAAGTGGGCAACCCCGCAACAGAGATCGGCCGCCTGTCCCGGTCCCTCAACGCCATGCTCGCGCACATTGAAACCGCGTTTGCCGCCCGCACGCAGTCCGAACGCAAGATGCGGCGCTTCGTCCAGGACGCATCCCATGAGCTGCGGACCCCGCTGGTGACCATCCGCGGGTTCTCCGAGCTTTACCGGCACGGCGCTCTGCAGCAGCCGGAAGAGATCTCCGCCGCCATGGGACGGATCGAGAGCGAAGCCAAACGCATGGGCAGGCTGGTCGAGGACCTTCTCACCCTGGCCCGGGTGGATGAGCAGCGGCCGCTCGAATACGAGCCGGTGGACCTGATGATCCTGGGCAACGACGCCGCGCTGGACGCCCGGGCAAGTGCACCGGACCGTGACATCAAGGTGGTGGGGCTGGACGGCCACGCACCGCAGAGCGCGCCGGCCATGGGCGACGAGGCCCGGCTGCGGCAGGTCGTGGCCAACCTCATGACCAATGCGCTGCGTTACACCCCCGCCGGCTCCCCCATCGAAGTGGCCGTCGGGGTGGCCCCTGTCATCCACGACCGGATGGATGCGGTGCTGGAGGTACGCGACCACGGTCCCGGAATTTCCGAGGACGACGCCGCACGGGTCTTCGAGCGCTTCTACCGTGCGGATTCCTCCCGCTACCGGGAGACCGGCGGCACGGGCCTTGGACTGGCCATTGTGGCGGCCCTGGTGGCACAGCACGACGGCACGGTGCGCCTTGCGGAGACGGAGGGCGGCGGCGCCACCCTCGCTATCCGGCTGCCCTACCGGGCGCCGGAACAGTTCCCCGAGCGTCCGGACGACGGCGACGACAGCTGA
- a CDS encoding response regulator transcription factor, whose product MNKSSAPEARLLVVDDEPNIRELLSTSLRFAGFDVVAAANGREALAAVDSHNPDLAVLDVMLPDMDGFTLTRRLRAAGQHFPVVFLTARDDTEDKVTGLTVGGDDYVTKPFSLDEVVARIRAVLRRTQPLEDDDAVIRVDDLELDDDAHEVRRGGVTIDLSPTEFKLLRYLMLNPNRVLSKAQILDHVWEYDFNGDASIVESYISYLRRKIDRSPDAPALIQTKRGVGYLLRSSEKR is encoded by the coding sequence GTGAACAAATCGTCTGCACCCGAAGCACGACTCCTTGTTGTCGATGATGAGCCCAATATCCGCGAGCTGCTGTCCACCTCGCTGCGCTTTGCCGGGTTCGACGTGGTCGCCGCGGCCAACGGCCGTGAGGCGCTGGCCGCCGTCGACTCCCATAACCCGGACCTCGCGGTCCTGGACGTGATGCTCCCGGACATGGACGGCTTCACGCTCACCCGGCGCCTGCGCGCCGCCGGACAGCATTTCCCCGTGGTCTTCCTGACCGCGCGCGACGATACCGAGGACAAGGTCACCGGTCTTACCGTGGGCGGCGACGACTACGTCACCAAGCCCTTCAGCCTGGACGAGGTGGTGGCGCGGATCCGCGCTGTCCTCCGCCGCACCCAGCCGCTCGAGGACGACGACGCCGTCATCCGCGTGGATGACCTGGAGCTGGACGACGATGCCCACGAGGTCCGCCGCGGGGGCGTCACCATCGACCTGTCCCCCACCGAGTTCAAACTGCTGCGCTACCTGATGCTGAATCCCAACCGGGTGCTCTCCAAGGCCCAGATCCTGGACCACGTCTGGGAATACGACTTCAACGGCGACGCCTCCATTGTGGAGTCCTACATTTCCTACCTGCGGCGCAAGATCGACCGCAGCCCGGATGCGCCGGCGCTGATCCAGACCAAGCGCGGCGTCGGGTACCTGCTGCGTTCCTCGGAGAAGCGCTAG